GGCCGGGCTCTTGCAGGCGCCGCTGAGCCCCTGCGGCTGCTGGACGGGGAGAGCCGGTGCGACGGGCGGCTGGAGGTGGCCACAAGCCCCGGGGACTGGGCCCGTGTGACTGCGGGGCCGTGGGATGACCGAGCTGCCTCCGTGGCTTGCCGGCAGCTGGGCTGCGGTGTGCCAGAGAAGGTCTACGCTGTGTGTCTAGGTTGTGTACGAGGAGCTGGATTACAGCCTGATGCCCGAGTACCAGGAGGTGCCCAGCCGCACAGGTGGGAGCACGGTCGTCCCTGGAGCCTGGGGCTTTCCACATCTCTGGCCGAGCACCCAGTACCCCATTCTCCACCGCAGGCTCCCTGTCCAAGGGCTCAGGCATGAAGTTGCTGGATGACAACTGGGATGGGTACAAGGAGGAGAGCAACCCCGGAGCAATCCCAGGTAGAGGAAGGGGAACTCGGTAGGGACTGAAAGGCACAGGGGACCCAAGGAGAGGGGCTGCGGCCAAgcagtggtgctggggaggtgaGGGCACACGGCCCTTGCAGCTGCATCCTCAGCCCCGGCCCCTCCATGCCTGgtgcagcccctccagcccagcctgggcacGGCCCCCCGGATGGCTACGACGATGCTGCAGCCGTGCCGGAggagccccctgctccccacagcgGGGACgccccagagcagccccacGGGAACACGGGCTATGACGACGTTGATGtcagcaccctggggacagcgCCGTGAGGAGACCCTGGGGACATGGCTGCAAGAGGGGGCTCCGGCCCCAGGGAGGGGTGGCCGTGCCTATGGGGGGCACCcgtccctgcccagccctcagCACGCTGCAGAAACGGCTCCATCAGCCCGCCCGCACCCATTCCCCAAGGTCATGACAGGGTCCTTGTGAAGTTTTTCAGCATGGCCTTTCTCTGCGCAGCGCTCTTTCCGATTAAAGCCCCCAAGTGCTTGGAACCTCGCTCCCAGCACCGGcgcctctctctctcctgggTCCATCGTCCGTCCCTCAGGGCcacggggcagagctgggcctgCAGGCACATCCCCACGGCTCTGGGCATGTGGGAAGGACGGGGAAGAGCCCAGGGCCTGGCCCCGGGGCCTTCCTTTGGCCCCAGAGCTGCACACTTTCCCCGCCAGGAGAACAGGCCGAGGGAAGGTCACGGCGCGTCCCAGGGATGTTTCCCCTTCCTCAGTATCCATAACTGAGTCAGCAGTGGTTCCTGCTGCTGGGTGGAGCCGCCCGCGAGGAGAGGAGTGCCTTCcgcccccccagcctccccttgCCTTCCCAGACCCCCCGCTGGAAGGGTAACCGGGACATAGCTCCCTCCTGTGGTGTGTCATGCTCCAGGAGGTCTCCGATCTTCAGGCTGGGCTTCAGCTTTCGCAGTGCAACCAGCTCCTGCAGTGCATCCTCATTCAGCGCCGACACAGTCAGCCTTGCattggaaggaaagaagaagccTCAGTACCGGAGGTGAAGGGGGCACCTGAGAGTCTCCCCGTGGTACGCGTGGCAGGGCTCACCCCAGTGCCTGCAGCGGGCAGGCAGGATGCCTGAgctgccgcagcagcagcactgccccgGCTCCCAGCTCGGTGTCGCTCAGGTCCAGGCagctcaggctgcagctctccccaAGGTGCGTGGCCAGGGCCTGGCAGCAGGTGCCCGtcaggtggcagctccccagcctgcaggTCCAAGGAGAGACAGCAGTGGTGGGGATGTACCggcagtgctggagctgctcgGGCTGCACAGGAGCACAGCCAGTACTGCATGCCCTTACCGCAGCACCCGCAACTGGCAGGCGTGATCCCGGAGCCCCTCGCACAGCAGCTGTACGCCGGCATCCCGCAGTCCTGTGTTGAAGGACAGGTCCAGCTCCTCCAGGTGTGGGCTggtgcccagcactgcagcGAGGTCCTGGCAGCAGGCGCTGGTCATGCGGGTGTACCGCAGCCTGCGGGAGAGAGCCTCATCGGCACCGGTCCTCCCATGCCACACCCCATTGCAGTGGCCATCCCCAGCCCGCTGTCAGTGGGACAGAGGGACAAGGCCAGCCTGCACGACATTGTTGGGCACatccccagccctctgctccccaAGCCTGGGATGTGTCCACAGGGACCTGCCAGGGACACAGCGTTCCCAGTGCCGCTCACCGTAGGATGCGCAGTTGGCAGCCAGGCTGCCGCAGCCCAGTACAGAGCAGCCGCACGCCGCTGTCACCCAGTGCTCCATCGCCCAGCTCCAGGCAGACCAGGCTGGGGTGAgtggccagcagcatccccagggcCTTGCAGCCACCCTCTGTCAATCCACaccactgcagcctgtggggagagcagcagagaagccagccagccagcacgGAGGGACAGCAGCCACCAATCCCATGGCTGGCCACCAGCATGGAGAGGCTGCCCTCACCCTCCCGCATGGGTTCCAGCCCTTCCCCATCAGCACCCCCTGAGCAGGGATGGACGGAGGTGGCCACCCAGCGCCCAGGGGCAGGCCCCATACCTGAGGTTCTGCAGTGAGCTGTCCGCGTGCCCCAGTGCCTGGCAGAGTGGGTGCAGAGGagagcacagctcctcctgccatGGGTGCTGCCTGGGAACGAGGGGACAGGTATGTCCATAATCTCCCATGATTCTCCCCAAGAATAAGTAAAACCCTCCACCAAGGGGCTAAACCACTAGTGAAGAGACATGGTGGTGTTCGGATGGAAAGAGGCGTTCACCATTTCAGCTTCCAAAACCCTTCTTTATGATGGAGAAGGGGAAATCTCTGTCATTTTGGCCACTGGAGCAGAGCGGCGGTACTCACCAAGGCAAGACTGTGGCCGGCtcctccctgcactgctgctggtggaagGAGCAGCTCCGGAGGGTGACACTGTCCAGTCCATCCCACTGCTTAATGCAGAAACAAAGAGCCATCTGGTCGTATGGCGTCAGCTTGATGTCGTGCAAATCTATTCCTGTGAAACCTCCCAACACATTCTGCGCAAAGCTTTTTTCATTCATCTCGAACAAAAAGTGGAAAGTGTCCAACTCCTTAATCATCATAGCTTCACTGCGATGGGAAAGGCCTCTGTGTCTTGTCTGAAGCCACCTCAGAAGATCTTCCCGAGCTCGTGGTGAAATTCTGCACCCGATTCTTTCACCTGCGTACTCTATTGATTTGGGGTTTACCAGACCAAACAGGAACCGAATTGTTAAGTTCAAATCCTTCCTAGATTTGCTGTAGCTTTCTAACAATGTATTTACATTCTTTGCAGGGGCCTCTGGGTCACTGACAGTTTCCTCATCATCATCCAGGACATAAAACATAGCCGCAAAAAACTCATGGAGATGCAGGTGAGTGAAGCTGTAGACATTGCCTTGGTCTACGCCTTTCTTCAGGCTTTTCTCGttgaggaagagggagagaaggtcTGGCCAGTCCAAGCCACAGTCCTTGATTTCCCTTTCCTCAAAGAGGACCTTGTGTTTCCAGATGCCATCAGCAGCCAAGGAGCAAAGCTTGCGCAGGAACTGCTGCAGGTACTGCTGGGCATTGCTGCCTCTGCAATTCATTAACCAGGAGAGGTAGAACATGCCCATCCACGTGGTGGCCTTGGAGCACTCAAGAAGGTTGTTCTTCTTGTAAAGCTCTTGCTCAAGGATGGTGCAGATGGTCCAGCTCATGATGGGGATGACGCACAAGCTATAGAGGGTCTCATTTCCCCTGGTGAACCTGAAGGCCACATCTGCTTTATTGTCATTCTTGAAGTACCTGTGAAAATACTCCTCCCTTGCAGCTGCCGAGAAGCCCAAGATTTCCACGTAACACTCACCCTCCAGGCACCGCCCCAGGTTTTGAAGAGCCGTTGGCCTTGTGGTGATGAGCAAAGAGGATGCAGGGAGAACAGTCCTCTTGAGCAAGCTCATCAGCGTGGTTTCCAGTGGCTTTGCTTCCCTGGGGTCAGAGCTCAGCTCATCTTTGGGCTGAGCCAAAGGGAACCCCAGGGCCTCGAAGCCATCAAAGATGAACAAGACCTTCTCCTGATTCTCCAGGATACTTCCAGCTGGTATTCGCTGGTGAGGGCAGCATTTTGAAACCAGGTCCAACACACTCACTTGTTTGGAAAGGGAAAGCTCCTTGCAGTCTATGCAGAAGACATAGTCAAACTGCATGTAGAGGGCCCCTTCCACCCACTCCACCATCATCTTCCTGACCATCATCGTCTTCCCCATGCCTGGGGCACCCACCAGCACCACAGTCTGTGGTGTTTGCCCATCTTCATCAGGTTTAAACAGTGTCTGCGCGGTGACAGCGGTGGTGGTGTCGGCACATCCCCAGCTGACATCTGCACCTTCAGGCTCACCTCCGCGCTGGCTCCAAGGCTTCTTGGCGATAGTCAGGGCAGTGTAGCGGCTGCTCACGGACAGGTTCTCCCCTAGGCAGGAGTTCAGCTCTTTGTACCGGAGGAACTCTCTGGCCACGTGCTCTCTGTACTTCTGCTTGTACTCTACATCAGAGAGAAGCAGAGTCAGTGCCAAAGTGAGCCAAACTTCCTGACCAGCACAACTGTGCTCCTGACACACCAACAGTGTGGGACATTTGTTTCAATGGCCTGCCTCAATGCAAAATTCAGTTATGCATTTCCTACATGCCACCCATCAAGCCgcctttatttttctgggaattTTTAATGGGAACGTCCCCAAAGTGTCCCCCTGTGTCCCCAGCTAGGAACCCATCTGGCAACCTaggtcttctgggctgcaagaacTGCTTGAAGAAGCACCACTTGCCCCTTCCAGGCATCCCCGTCCTTATCACCGTGGtcctctctctgctgctggtCCCACCACTCCCTTAAGGGGAAGGGTGCAGTGGGAACCTGGCAGGATCAGTGGGACACCTTCACCTTTCCAGCCTCATCACAGAGCTGAAACCTGCTCTTTTACACACTTTTGTCTGTCTCCAGAActcaaaagacaaagaaaatcaaagtttttCCCAGTTCCTTACCCTTCACCTTCTCATCCAGGATTTTTTCAGCAAGGTCTCTCTGGTTCATCTCCTCAAACAACCCAATGGCGATGTCCACGGCGGCATCTTCCCCGTAGCTGTTGCCCATGCATTTGACAAGTGTGGAAGGGTGCGTGGCCTCCACCAGCACATCCTCAGGGATATTCCAGCCTCCTTCGGTATGAACACGCGACAACTTTGTCTTGAACTCTTGGAAGCCTTCAAGTGTGAGACCTTCCAGTGCACCTAAGAGGACGGTGAACGCACTCCCTTCTCCTGCCATCACAGGATATGGAAAATCACCTGCAAAAAAACAAGGCTTGGAAGTCAGCGCTCTCTTCCCATTGTTCTGGGACATGCCTGAGAACACATAAGCACTAAAAGCAGCTGGGCTGGTACGGAAGACTCAGTCTCACGGCCATTCAGAAAGTGCCAGGGTAGGGGTAGTGGTGTGAACTTCACCCGCAGCTGTATATGCAAGGGAGGGGAAGGGTTGCTGAGACGGGGATAGCTGCTGGCTCAGAGATTCAAGAGGAGAAACGCCTATGCAGAAAGGCAGCAAACCGTAGGGGACAAGCACCCAGGATATCACCCAGTGGCATGGCGCAGCACTGGAGGTACAAGCCATGGAGACCAACCTGTGCTttccctggggctgtgcccacCTGGCTGGCCAGGACACTGCAGGAGCCTTATAGCCAAGAGCAGAACAGtgctcagcccagcagcacatggggctggtgctggggggcgACAGGTAAACCCCTGGTCCCCCAGCTAGCCATGCCGCCAtgtgctcctcctgcagcgGGGATGTGCCGGAAGGACCCAGGCAATGCCCAATGATGCATATAAGCAGGGCGTCATTTTTGAAAGGCGCCTGCGCATCCAGCACAcacttcctcctgccccagcaccaggctgcacacagggacaggggcagggagggctgggcccctgctcctggcccctTCTAAAGCTGGGGGCTTCTGTGCTGGCCCcgcagcagctggaagaagaaggaagctGCAGGGGGTTGCTACTGCCTACTGCGGTTTCCACCCTGGAGCAAGGGGGACCTCACAAGGGGATCTGATCACAGGAAGTGTGAAACTGAGTTTAGATGATTGCCAAAAGAGATTAGgatagagaaattaaaaatagctgtgCAAAATTGAGAATTAGACTGGGAGCTGTGAGGGAAGATGGTTACTGGGATGATATGTatggacagaaaggaaaaagaagctggGAACAACAGCAGCTGTTGTTCTCACCTAACAGCTCTCCTGGACAGGGAGGTGCAGCAGAGGAAACCTTTCAGTAATGAGGGGGGCAGACAACAAAGCAGAGGAGTAGGGGGTGGCTGGAAATGGCAATGGTAGTGGTAGCACATcagaagaaatggatttttgtataagtaatgcagaaaacaggaaaaggccATCATAAAGGGTCAGATGACAGAAACAAGCTTTAACAGAGACAGATACAGTGTACTGGAAACAGCCATCCCAGGAGGATCAATCCTGTGGAAAATCCGGTGCCAAAGCTGAAGTAATG
The genomic region above belongs to Cygnus olor isolate bCygOlo1 chromosome 5, bCygOlo1.pri.v2, whole genome shotgun sequence and contains:
- the LOC121071723 gene encoding NACHT, LRR and PYD domains-containing protein 12-like, whose product is MAGEGSAFTVLLGALEGLTLEGFQEFKTKLSRVHTEGGWNIPEDVLVEATHPSTLVKCMGNSYGEDAAVDIAIGLFEEMNQRDLAEKILDEKVKEYKQKYREHVAREFLRYKELNSCLGENLSVSSRYTALTIAKKPWSQRGGEPEGADVSWGCADTTTAVTAQTLFKPDEDGQTPQTVVLVGAPGMGKTMMVRKMMVEWVEGALYMQFDYVFCIDCKELSLSKQVSVLDLVSKCCPHQRIPAGSILENQEKVLFIFDGFEALGFPLAQPKDELSSDPREAKPLETTLMSLLKRTVLPASSLLITTRPTALQNLGRCLEGECYVEILGFSAAAREEYFHRYFKNDNKADVAFRFTRGNETLYSLCVIPIMSWTICTILEQELYKKNNLLECSKATTWMGMFYLSWLMNCRGSNAQQYLQQFLRKLCSLAADGIWKHKVLFEEREIKDCGLDWPDLLSLFLNEKSLKKGVDQGNVYSFTHLHLHEFFAAMFYVLDDDEETVSDPEAPAKNVNTLLESYSKSRKDLNLTIRFLFGLVNPKSIEYAGERIGCRISPRAREDLLRWLQTRHRGLSHRSEAMMIKELDTFHFLFEMNEKSFAQNVLGGFTGIDLHDIKLTPYDQMALCFCIKQWDGLDSVTLRSCSFHQQQCREEPATVLPWQHPWQEELCSPLHPLCQALGHADSSLQNLRLQWCGLTEGGCKALGMLLATHPSLVCLELGDGALGDSGVRLLCTGLRQPGCQLRILRLRYTRMTSACCQDLAAVLGTSPHLEELDLSFNTGLRDAGVQLLCEGLRDHACQLRVLRLGSCHLTGTCCQALATHLGESCSLSCLDLSDTELGAGAVLLLRQLRHPACPLQALGLTVSALNEDALQELVALRKLKPSLKIGDLLEHDTPQEGAMSRLPFQRGVWEGKGRLGGRKALLSSRAAPPSSRNHC